The following proteins come from a genomic window of Gallalistipes aquisgranensis:
- a CDS encoding biotin/lipoyl-containing protein, protein MKTYKFKINGNDYTVAVNSVDDNEANVTVNGVDYTVEVEGVAAKTKTPKLVQSPVVPSTDAHPAVAKTAKPQAAGAGTPVKSPLPGVVLNLAVKVGDHVSVGQRLLILEAMKMENNIDSDVEGIVKSVSVNQGDSVLEGDVLMTIG, encoded by the coding sequence ATGAAAACGTATAAATTCAAGATAAACGGAAACGACTACACCGTGGCGGTGAACAGCGTTGACGACAACGAGGCCAACGTGACGGTGAACGGGGTCGATTACACGGTGGAAGTGGAGGGCGTGGCCGCCAAGACCAAAACCCCGAAACTGGTGCAGAGTCCCGTCGTTCCTTCGACCGATGCGCATCCCGCCGTGGCTAAAACCGCCAAACCGCAGGCCGCCGGAGCCGGGACGCCGGTGAAGAGTCCGCTGCCGGGAGTGGTGCTGAATCTTGCCGTCAAGGTGGGTGACCACGTGTCGGTCGGCCAGCGTCTGCTGATCCTCGAGGCCATGAAGATGGAGAACAACATCGACTCCGACGTGGAAGGTATTGTGAAATCTGTCAGCGTCAACCAGGGCGATTCGGTGCTCGAAGGCGACGTGCTGATGACAATCGGTTAG
- a CDS encoding glycosyltransferase family 4 protein — protein sequence MRIGFDAKRVFFNRSGLGAYSRDSVELLSRYCPGHEYLLFSPKEGNPVGFAVPEGVRTLYPEGVSRRFSSLWRSYAMSGSLRRAGLDIYHGLSNELPADIRRSGVRSVVTIHDLIFVRYPRLYRPADRWLYTRKYAGSCRNADRIIAISGQTRNDLVEFWGVPSEKIDVVYQGCNPIFYDRADDGERRRVRMKYGLPGHYLLSVGTVEERKNLLLAVRAIAENGLDTELVVCGRRTPYADRVESYAAGHGLADRIHFLTGVETSDLPALYQMADALVYASLFEGFGIPILEGLNSGIPVITTRGGVFVETGGDACLYVDPASTEEMADAIGRALGDTALRAELAERGYRHAARFRQEHIVASLMRVYQSL from the coding sequence ATGCGTATAGGGTTCGATGCCAAGCGTGTCTTTTTCAACCGCAGCGGATTGGGAGCGTACAGCCGCGACAGTGTGGAACTGCTCAGCCGTTATTGTCCCGGCCACGAGTATCTGCTTTTTTCTCCGAAAGAGGGTAATCCCGTCGGATTCGCTGTGCCCGAGGGCGTGCGGACGCTCTATCCCGAAGGCGTGTCCCGGCGTTTTTCCTCCCTGTGGAGGAGTTATGCCATGAGTGGCAGCCTGCGTCGGGCAGGGTTGGACATTTATCACGGATTGAGCAACGAGCTGCCTGCCGACATCCGCCGATCGGGGGTGCGGAGCGTGGTGACGATCCACGATCTGATATTCGTGCGTTATCCCCGGCTTTACAGGCCGGCCGATCGTTGGCTGTACACCCGGAAGTATGCCGGAAGCTGCCGGAATGCCGACCGGATTATCGCCATCAGCGGCCAGACCCGGAATGACCTGGTGGAATTCTGGGGAGTCCCTTCCGAGAAAATAGACGTGGTCTACCAGGGCTGCAATCCGATTTTTTATGACCGGGCGGACGACGGGGAGCGTCGGCGCGTGCGGATGAAATACGGGCTGCCCGGACACTATCTGTTGAGTGTGGGTACCGTGGAGGAGCGCAAGAACCTGTTGCTTGCCGTGCGTGCGATCGCCGAAAACGGATTGGATACGGAACTCGTGGTGTGCGGGCGGCGGACACCCTATGCCGACCGGGTCGAAAGTTATGCCGCCGGCCACGGGCTTGCGGACCGGATTCATTTTCTGACCGGGGTCGAGACGTCCGATCTGCCTGCCCTTTACCAGATGGCGGATGCACTGGTCTACGCTTCGTTGTTCGAAGGGTTCGGCATCCCGATTCTCGAAGGGCTCAATTCGGGGATTCCGGTCATTACGACCCGGGGGGGCGTCTTTGTCGAGACGGGCGGCGATGCCTGCCTCTATGTCGATCCGGCCAGTACGGAAGAGATGGCGGATGCGATCGGGCGGGCGTTGGGCGACACTGCCCTGCGTGCGGAACTGGCCGAAAGGGGATATCGTCATGCGGCCCGTTTCCGGCAGGAGCATATCGTTGCCAGTCTGATGCGGGTTTACCAGAGTTTGTGA
- the mce gene encoding methylmalonyl-CoA epimerase yields the protein MKVSHIEHIGIAVKSLDEAIPYWENVLGLKCYNIEEVADQKVKTAFFKVGQTKIELLESTSEDGTIAKFIEKKGAGVHHVAFAVEGVEDALADAESKGVQLIDKAPRKGAEGLSIAFLHPKSTFGVLTELCEDKNKK from the coding sequence ATGAAAGTTTCACACATCGAACACATCGGGATTGCCGTCAAGAGTCTCGATGAAGCCATTCCGTACTGGGAAAACGTATTGGGCCTGAAGTGCTATAACATCGAGGAGGTCGCCGACCAGAAGGTGAAGACCGCGTTTTTCAAGGTGGGGCAGACCAAGATCGAATTGCTGGAATCGACTTCGGAAGACGGTACGATCGCCAAGTTCATCGAAAAGAAGGGGGCCGGTGTGCATCATGTGGCTTTCGCCGTGGAGGGTGTCGAGGATGCGCTGGCTGATGCCGAGAGCAAGGGCGTGCAGCTGATCGACAAGGCTCCGCGCAAGGGCGCCGAGGGGCTGAGCATCGCTTTCCTGCACCCGAAATCGACTTTCGGCGTGCTGACCGAACTGTGCGAGGATAAGAACAAGAAATAA
- the meaB gene encoding methylmalonyl Co-A mutase-associated GTPase MeaB: MPKHNFPDDHIDHYENHHKEHFDSALNVNSGVEQPPVVNPHFRRVKRHTLTTDEYVEGILASNITILSQAITLIESHNPAHYTQAQEIIERCLPHSGRSVRIGITGVPGAGKSTFIEAVGGMVTADGHKLAVLAIDPSSERSGGSILGDKTRMESISSNPDVFIRPSPSAGSLGGVARKTRETIVLCEAAGFDVIFIETVGVGQSETAVHSMVDLFMLLQISGAGDELQGIKRGIMEMADLVAITKADGENVAKAQIARTHFINALMLFPTPESEWRPKVYTCSAVDKSGLREVWEGVEEFLSFTKNNGYFHRNRQRQSKYWMYETINEALKEHFYRNPAVEKALPGYEQKVLEDRISSFIAAKELLTAYFSKTE, translated from the coding sequence ATGCCCAAGCACAACTTTCCGGACGACCACATAGACCACTACGAAAATCACCACAAGGAGCATTTCGACAGCGCCCTCAACGTCAATTCGGGCGTGGAACAGCCTCCGGTGGTGAATCCTCATTTCCGGCGGGTAAAACGCCACACGCTCACCACGGACGAGTATGTCGAAGGCATCCTCGCATCCAATATCACGATCCTCTCACAGGCCATCACGCTTATAGAAAGTCACAATCCGGCCCACTACACCCAAGCGCAGGAGATCATCGAACGCTGCCTGCCCCACAGCGGACGTTCGGTGCGCATCGGCATTACGGGTGTACCCGGTGCCGGCAAATCGACCTTCATCGAGGCGGTCGGCGGCATGGTCACGGCAGACGGGCACAAACTGGCGGTACTGGCCATCGACCCCAGTTCGGAGCGGAGCGGAGGATCGATCCTGGGCGACAAAACCCGCATGGAGAGCATATCCTCGAATCCGGACGTCTTCATCCGGCCCTCCCCGTCGGCCGGATCGCTGGGCGGCGTGGCCCGCAAGACGCGCGAGACGATCGTCCTGTGCGAAGCGGCCGGTTTCGACGTGATCTTCATCGAGACGGTAGGCGTGGGACAATCCGAGACGGCCGTCCATTCGATGGTGGACCTCTTCATGCTGCTCCAGATTTCCGGAGCGGGCGACGAATTGCAGGGCATCAAACGGGGCATCATGGAGATGGCCGATCTGGTGGCCATCACCAAGGCCGACGGCGAAAATGTCGCCAAGGCGCAGATCGCACGCACACACTTCATCAATGCGCTGATGCTCTTTCCGACCCCCGAATCCGAGTGGCGTCCCAAAGTCTACACCTGCTCGGCAGTGGATAAATCGGGACTGAGGGAGGTATGGGAAGGCGTGGAAGAGTTCCTCTCCTTCACCAAAAACAACGGATACTTCCACCGGAACCGCCAGCGGCAAAGCAAATACTGGATGTACGAAACGATCAACGAAGCGCTGAAGGAACACTTTTACCGCAATCCCGCCGTGGAGAAGGCCCTGCCGGGTTACGAACAAAAAGTGTTGGAGGACCGGATAAGTTCCTTCATCGCAGCCAAAGAGCTGCTGACGGCATACTTTTCCAAAACGGAATAA
- a CDS encoding TlpA family protein disulfide reductase: MKQIALFAFAALALLQTVSAQKLIVGERAPELRIGEWLSKAPAEGDMPRLVEFFHSASKPSTDRIPNLNALAKKYDGKLHVIVVTRESRDKVAPALADRSNLFYAGLDDAGKTFSAYGVRYLPFSVLIDAKGRTRWFGNSAHLTEEIINQNL; this comes from the coding sequence ATGAAACAGATCGCCTTGTTTGCGTTCGCCGCACTGGCATTGCTCCAGACGGTTAGCGCCCAGAAACTTATCGTGGGGGAACGCGCCCCGGAACTCAGAATCGGGGAGTGGCTGTCCAAGGCCCCGGCCGAGGGAGACATGCCCCGGCTGGTGGAATTTTTCCATTCGGCCAGCAAGCCCTCCACCGACCGGATTCCCAACCTGAACGCCCTGGCCAAAAAGTACGACGGAAAGCTCCATGTCATCGTCGTCACCCGCGAGTCCCGCGACAAGGTGGCCCCGGCGCTGGCCGACCGCAGCAATCTGTTCTATGCGGGACTGGACGACGCGGGCAAAACCTTCTCCGCCTATGGGGTACGCTATCTTCCGTTCAGCGTGCTGATCGACGCGAAAGGACGCACCCGCTGGTTCGGCAACTCCGCCCACCTCACCGAAGAGATCATCAACCAAAACCTGTAA
- the ffh gene encoding signal recognition particle protein → MFENLTDKLERSFKILKGEGRITEINVAETLKEIRRALIDADVNYKVAKSFTDEVKQKALGADVLKAVKPGQMMTKIVRDELARLMGGTMTDIRLEGSPAVVLIAGLQGSGKTTFSGKLANLIKSKKGRGVLLVAGDVYRPAAIEQLKVLGSQIGVEVYTEEGNRNPVQIAENAIRYARSKGLNTVIVDTAGRLAVDEEMMQEITAIKQAVRPSETLFVVDAMTGQDAVNTAREFNDRLDFDGVVLTKLDGDTRGGAAISIRAVVNKPLKFISSGEKMDALQVFHPERMADRILGMGDIVSLVERAQEQYDEDEARKLKKKIIKDQFNFNDFLTQIGQIKKMGNLKDLASMIPGVGKALKNVEISDDVFKQTESIIFSMTPAERENPSLINTSRKNRIAKGSGVTIVEVNRLLKQFEDTRKMMKAVAAGGKPRLR, encoded by the coding sequence ATGTTTGAGAATTTAACCGATAAACTGGAGCGTTCCTTTAAGATTCTGAAGGGCGAGGGGCGTATCACCGAGATCAACGTGGCCGAAACGCTGAAGGAGATTCGCCGGGCGTTGATCGACGCCGACGTCAACTATAAGGTGGCCAAATCGTTCACCGACGAAGTGAAACAGAAGGCGTTGGGGGCCGATGTGTTGAAAGCCGTAAAGCCCGGTCAGATGATGACCAAGATCGTCCGGGACGAATTGGCCCGGTTGATGGGAGGAACGATGACCGATATCCGGCTGGAGGGAAGTCCCGCCGTGGTGTTGATCGCCGGTCTGCAAGGTTCCGGTAAGACGACCTTTTCCGGGAAACTGGCCAATCTGATCAAAAGCAAGAAGGGACGCGGCGTGTTGCTCGTGGCCGGTGACGTTTACCGTCCGGCCGCCATCGAGCAGCTGAAGGTGCTCGGGAGCCAGATCGGTGTGGAGGTTTACACGGAGGAGGGGAACCGGAATCCGGTGCAGATCGCCGAGAACGCCATCAGGTATGCCCGTAGCAAGGGACTCAATACGGTGATCGTCGATACGGCCGGACGTCTGGCCGTGGACGAGGAGATGATGCAGGAGATCACGGCGATCAAGCAGGCGGTCCGGCCGAGCGAGACCCTTTTCGTCGTGGATGCCATGACGGGGCAGGATGCGGTGAATACGGCCCGTGAATTCAATGACCGTCTTGATTTCGACGGCGTGGTGCTGACCAAGCTCGACGGCGATACACGGGGCGGTGCGGCCATTTCGATCCGTGCGGTGGTTAACAAACCGTTGAAATTCATCTCTTCGGGTGAGAAGATGGATGCTTTGCAGGTGTTCCACCCGGAACGTATGGCCGACCGGATTCTCGGTATGGGTGACATCGTTTCGCTGGTAGAGCGGGCGCAGGAGCAGTACGACGAGGATGAGGCCCGCAAACTGAAAAAGAAGATCATCAAGGATCAGTTCAATTTCAACGATTTCCTTACCCAGATCGGACAGATCAAGAAGATGGGCAATCTGAAGGATCTGGCTTCGATGATTCCGGGCGTGGGCAAGGCGCTCAAGAATGTGGAGATCAGCGACGACGTCTTCAAGCAGACCGAGTCGATCATCTTTTCGATGACTCCGGCCGAGCGGGAAAATCCTTCGTTGATCAATACCAGCCGTAAGAATCGGATCGCCAAGGGCAGCGGGGTGACGATCGTGGAGGTGAACCGCCTGCTCAAGCAGTTCGAAGACACGCGCAAGATGATGAAAGCCGTGGCCGCAGGAGGAAAACCCCGGTTGAGATAA
- a CDS encoding acyl-CoA carboxylase subunit beta produces MSSNQGKIEELIRLREQAKLGGGQKRIDSQHKKGKYTARERIEMLLDEGSFEEFDMFVTHRCHNFGLENETYYGDGVVTGYGTVDGRLVYVFAQDFTVFGGSLSETFAAKICKVMDMAMKAGAPLIGINDSGGARIQEGVNSLSGYTEIFQRNILASGVIPQISAIFGPCAGGAVYSPALTDFIIMSKGTSYMFVTGPKVVKTVTGEEVSQEQLGGASIHAAKSGVAHFVADTEEDGMGLIRKLLSYLPQNNLEDAPLTVCTDDIDRLEDALNEIIPDNPNKPYDVLEVIRAVVDNGEFLESQSLFAPNIVTGFARFNGQSVGIIANQPKYLAGVLDINASRKAARFVRFCDAFNIPIVTLVDVPGFLPGTAQEYGGIIIHGAKLLFAYGEATVPKVTVILRKAYGGAYCVMSSKHLRGDINYAWPQAEIAVMGPAGAIEVLSSKEIAAIEDPEEKAKFMAEKESEYRRKFANPYVAAKYGYIDDVIEPRNTRFRIIRALQSLATKKLVNPAKKHSNIPL; encoded by the coding sequence ATGAGCAGCAATCAGGGTAAAATCGAGGAGTTGATCCGCCTGCGCGAACAGGCCAAACTGGGCGGAGGACAGAAACGGATCGACTCGCAGCATAAGAAAGGTAAATATACGGCCCGCGAGCGGATCGAAATGCTGCTGGACGAAGGCAGTTTCGAGGAGTTCGACATGTTCGTCACGCACCGTTGCCACAATTTCGGGCTGGAGAACGAGACCTATTACGGCGACGGCGTGGTGACCGGATACGGCACCGTGGACGGTCGGCTGGTCTATGTTTTCGCCCAGGATTTCACGGTCTTCGGCGGTTCGCTTTCCGAAACCTTTGCGGCCAAGATATGTAAGGTGATGGATATGGCCATGAAGGCCGGTGCTCCGCTGATCGGCATCAACGACTCCGGCGGTGCCCGTATCCAGGAGGGTGTGAACAGCCTGAGCGGCTATACGGAGATTTTCCAGCGCAACATTCTGGCTTCGGGCGTGATTCCGCAGATTTCGGCTATTTTCGGCCCTTGTGCGGGTGGTGCCGTCTATTCGCCGGCGCTGACCGATTTCATCATCATGAGCAAGGGTACGAGCTATATGTTCGTGACCGGGCCGAAGGTGGTGAAGACGGTGACGGGCGAGGAGGTAAGCCAGGAGCAGCTGGGCGGCGCTTCGATCCATGCAGCCAAAAGCGGTGTGGCCCATTTCGTGGCCGACACGGAGGAAGACGGTATGGGGCTGATTCGTAAACTGCTGAGCTATCTGCCCCAGAATAATCTGGAAGATGCCCCGCTGACCGTCTGCACCGATGATATCGACCGTCTGGAGGATGCGCTCAACGAGATCATTCCCGACAATCCGAACAAACCGTACGACGTGCTGGAAGTGATCCGCGCCGTCGTGGACAACGGGGAATTCCTCGAGAGTCAGAGCCTGTTCGCTCCCAATATCGTGACGGGTTTCGCCCGTTTCAACGGACAGAGCGTGGGAATTATCGCCAACCAGCCGAAGTATTTGGCCGGTGTGCTCGATATCAACGCTTCGCGCAAGGCCGCCCGCTTCGTGCGTTTCTGCGATGCGTTCAATATTCCGATCGTGACGCTGGTGGACGTACCGGGCTTCCTGCCGGGAACGGCCCAGGAATACGGCGGTATCATTATCCACGGGGCCAAACTGCTTTTCGCTTACGGCGAGGCGACGGTGCCCAAGGTGACGGTGATCCTGCGCAAGGCCTACGGAGGTGCCTACTGTGTGATGAGTTCCAAACATCTGCGGGGCGACATCAACTATGCATGGCCGCAGGCCGAAATCGCCGTAATGGGTCCGGCCGGAGCGATCGAGGTGCTCTCTTCGAAGGAGATCGCCGCCATCGAAGATCCGGAGGAGAAGGCCAAGTTCATGGCCGAGAAGGAGTCGGAGTACCGGCGCAAGTTCGCCAATCCGTACGTGGCTGCCAAATACGGTTATATCGACGACGTGATCGAGCCGCGCAATACCCGGTTCCGGATCATCCGCGCCCTGCAGTCGCTGGCCACCAAGAAGCTGGTCAATCCGGCCAAGAAACACTCTAATATTCCGTTGTAG
- a CDS encoding sodium ion-translocating decarboxylase subunit beta — MLAEAANPGFFSFLGDNLQQFYTFTGFANLTWGHLVMIVIGMIFIYLAIAKHFEPMLLVPIGFGIIVGNIPFFPGMEVGIYEEGSVLNYLYFGVVKGVYPPLIFLGIGAMTDFSALISNPKLMLVGAAAQFGIFAAYMAVLGLGALGFDYTAAEAGAIGIIGGADGPTAIFLSSRLAPDLMGAIAISAYSYMALVPLIQPPVMRLLTTQKERVIHMKPPRQISQTEKILFPIIGLLFTAFLVPSALPLLGMLFFGNLLKECGVTKRLANTASGPMIDIVTILIGLTVGASTQATTFLTLKSVGTFAIGACAFFIATASGVLFVKFMNLFLKEGNKINPLIGNAGVSAVPLAARVSQDMGIKYDKTNYLLMHAMGPNVAGVIGSAVAAGVLLSFLG, encoded by the coding sequence ATGTTGGCAGAAGCAGCAAATCCGGGATTCTTCTCTTTCCTGGGGGATAATCTTCAGCAGTTCTATACTTTCACGGGTTTCGCCAACCTGACGTGGGGCCATCTGGTCATGATCGTGATCGGTATGATCTTCATCTATCTGGCGATCGCCAAACACTTCGAACCGATGCTGCTGGTTCCGATCGGGTTCGGTATCATCGTGGGAAATATCCCGTTCTTTCCCGGCATGGAGGTGGGCATCTATGAAGAGGGTTCGGTGCTCAACTACCTCTATTTCGGGGTGGTGAAAGGGGTGTATCCTCCGCTGATATTCCTCGGAATCGGTGCGATGACCGACTTCTCGGCCCTGATTTCCAATCCTAAACTGATGTTGGTGGGCGCTGCTGCGCAGTTCGGCATTTTCGCTGCCTACATGGCGGTGCTCGGATTGGGAGCGCTGGGTTTCGACTATACGGCAGCTGAGGCCGGGGCTATCGGTATCATCGGCGGTGCGGACGGTCCCACGGCCATCTTCCTGTCGAGCCGGCTGGCTCCCGACCTGATGGGTGCCATTGCTATTTCGGCGTATTCGTACATGGCGCTCGTGCCTTTGATCCAGCCGCCCGTGATGCGCCTGCTGACCACCCAGAAAGAGCGCGTGATCCATATGAAGCCGCCCCGTCAGATTTCGCAGACCGAAAAAATCCTCTTTCCGATTATCGGACTGCTCTTCACGGCTTTCCTGGTGCCTTCGGCTTTGCCCCTGCTGGGTATGCTGTTCTTCGGGAACCTGCTCAAGGAGTGCGGCGTGACGAAACGTCTGGCCAATACGGCCAGCGGCCCGATGATCGACATCGTGACGATTCTGATCGGTCTGACGGTGGGTGCCTCCACCCAGGCGACCACCTTCCTGACCTTGAAATCGGTCGGTACGTTCGCTATCGGCGCCTGTGCCTTCTTCATCGCTACGGCTTCGGGCGTGCTGTTCGTGAAGTTCATGAACCTCTTCCTGAAGGAGGGAAACAAGATCAATCCGCTGATCGGCAATGCGGGTGTTTCGGCCGTACCGCTGGCCGCACGCGTGTCGCAGGATATGGGTATCAAGTACGACAAGACCAATTACCTGTTGATGCACGCCATGGGGCCCAATGTGGCCGGTGTGATCGGAAGTGCCGTGGCGGCCGGTGTGCTGCTCAGCTTCCTGGGATAG
- a CDS encoding OadG family transporter subunit yields the protein MRRLFALGLMLMLGAGVSAQGIKDIRINEVMVRNVDNYEDDYGKRIGWIELFNTGYSKVNLAGAHLSVKLGDNRYTYRIPSGDPRTVVAPRDYVVFFCDGTDTKGTFHTNFTLDQTGYLALLDASGKGKPIDEIRYEVSEQEPDVSIGVLETDEGPVFGKLPRTTPGATNDVIDEVPKHEKFRRMDPSGIIMAITAMSVVFSALLILYILFSLLGKTMKKVTQKNQNAAGKVSEPLLNKVKGNTFSGEAEIAAIAMALHMYRSEMHDKESTVLTINRVARAYSPWSSKIYGLRQIPNKK from the coding sequence ATGAGGAGACTGTTCGCATTAGGATTGATGCTGATGCTGGGTGCGGGCGTTTCGGCGCAGGGCATCAAGGACATCAGGATCAACGAGGTCATGGTCCGCAACGTAGACAACTATGAGGACGACTACGGAAAACGGATCGGCTGGATCGAGCTCTTCAATACCGGGTATTCGAAGGTCAACCTCGCCGGGGCCCACCTTTCGGTGAAACTGGGCGACAACCGGTACACCTACCGGATTCCTTCGGGCGATCCGCGTACGGTGGTCGCTCCCCGGGATTACGTTGTCTTTTTCTGCGACGGAACCGACACCAAGGGAACGTTCCATACCAATTTCACGCTGGACCAGACGGGTTATCTGGCCCTGTTGGATGCCAGCGGAAAGGGGAAACCGATTGATGAAATCCGTTACGAGGTTTCCGAACAGGAGCCTGACGTTTCGATCGGCGTGCTGGAAACGGACGAAGGTCCCGTATTCGGGAAACTGCCCCGGACGACGCCGGGAGCTACGAATGACGTGATCGACGAGGTGCCTAAACATGAGAAGTTCCGTCGGATGGACCCTTCGGGAATCATTATGGCCATTACGGCCATGAGCGTGGTGTTTTCGGCGCTGCTGATCCTCTATATCCTGTTCAGCCTGCTGGGCAAGACCATGAAGAAGGTGACGCAGAAGAACCAGAATGCTGCCGGCAAGGTTTCCGAACCGTTGTTGAACAAGGTGAAAGGCAATACGTTCAGCGGCGAAGCGGAAATAGCCGCCATAGCGATGGCTCTTCACATGTATCGCAGCGAGATGCACGACAAGGAGTCTACCGTACTGACCATCAACCGGGTGGCCCGGGCATACTCTCCGTGGAGTTCCAAGATCTACGGGTTACGTCAAATTCCCAATAAAAAATAA